In one Terriglobales bacterium genomic region, the following are encoded:
- a CDS encoding glycosyltransferase family 39 protein — protein MFSRNKVYFLVLTLLGFALRGYFLHWHFLFEGDSLVYGDLAKNWLLHGVYGITDNGQVMPVDIRMPGYPAFLAAIFRLFGIEHYGAVVLTQLGIDLATCFLIAAGARRLWSESAGKIAFALAVLCPFTANYTATPLPETIAIFGAAFALFFALSAVQKMRRAPSWDVAHSFAIGDWILSGLGIALSIYLRPDGGILLVSIGLYLLWLAITQREGEFIWVAVLLGVVSLLPLLPWTLRNWRTLQVVEPLAPFYAQLPGEYVPKGFNRWTKTWMVDFLSVMNVYWNVSAEGNGEAVDVSNIPSRAYDNAAQKQSTEQLFAQYNQALTLTPEMDRAFADLADERIRAHPVRYYVMLPLARLADMWLRPRTEMLNLQLDWWNWENVPQESAASVGLALLNLFYVAAALMSLQRKLPGSAMLWMFILCRSALLATLPNPEPRYTLECFPALLMLAGAGLAREAN, from the coding sequence TTGTTTTCCCGCAACAAAGTGTACTTCTTAGTCCTGACTTTGCTGGGATTTGCGCTGCGCGGATACTTCCTGCACTGGCATTTCCTCTTCGAGGGCGACTCGCTGGTCTACGGCGATTTGGCCAAAAACTGGCTTTTGCACGGCGTTTACGGCATAACGGACAACGGCCAGGTGATGCCGGTGGACATCCGAATGCCTGGATATCCAGCGTTTTTGGCCGCAATTTTCAGGCTTTTTGGCATTGAACACTACGGCGCAGTGGTGCTTACGCAGCTTGGAATTGATCTCGCAACGTGCTTTCTGATCGCTGCAGGCGCGCGCCGATTGTGGTCTGAGAGTGCGGGAAAGATCGCTTTTGCGCTGGCCGTGCTGTGTCCTTTCACGGCGAACTACACCGCAACTCCCTTACCAGAGACCATCGCGATCTTTGGAGCGGCCTTCGCGCTCTTCTTTGCGCTTAGTGCGGTACAGAAAATGCGTCGCGCTCCATCCTGGGATGTCGCTCATTCCTTCGCAATCGGCGACTGGATTCTTTCCGGATTGGGAATCGCGTTGAGCATTTACCTGCGTCCGGACGGCGGAATACTCCTTGTTTCCATCGGTTTATACCTGCTTTGGCTGGCAATTACGCAGCGCGAGGGAGAATTTATATGGGTTGCCGTGCTGCTTGGGGTTGTTTCTTTGCTGCCGTTGCTGCCGTGGACGCTTCGCAACTGGCGCACATTGCAGGTAGTCGAGCCGTTAGCACCGTTCTATGCGCAGCTTCCGGGCGAATATGTGCCCAAAGGTTTTAATCGCTGGACGAAAACGTGGATGGTCGACTTCCTCTCCGTCATGAATGTGTACTGGAATGTGTCGGCAGAAGGCAATGGAGAGGCGGTCGATGTCAGCAACATCCCTTCGCGCGCGTACGATAACGCTGCTCAAAAGCAGAGTACGGAGCAGCTTTTTGCTCAATATAACCAGGCCTTGACGCTCACTCCCGAAATGGATCGAGCCTTTGCGGATCTCGCAGATGAGCGCATTCGTGCGCATCCTGTGCGGTATTACGTGATGTTACCCCTGGCAAGACTGGCGGATATGTGGCTGCGTCCGCGCACTGAGATGCTGAACCTGCAGCTTGACTGGTGGAATTGGGAGAATGTTCCGCAGGAATCGGCTGCATCGGTGGGGCTGGCGCTACTGAATCTGTTCTACGTCGCGGCTGCGTTGATGTCTTTGCAGCGCAAATTGCCGGGTAGCGCGATGCTATGGATGTTCATTTTGTGTCGTTCCGCGCTGCTGGCAACGCTTCCCAATCCGGAACCGCGTTACACCCTGGAGTGTTTTCCGGCCTTGTTGATGCTCGCGGGTGCTGGACTGGCGAGAGAGGCGAATTAA